A region from the Lolium perenne isolate Kyuss_39 chromosome 4, Kyuss_2.0, whole genome shotgun sequence genome encodes:
- the LOC127292498 gene encoding chloroplast stem-loop binding protein of 41 kDa b, chloroplastic: MAAAMASLKSSLLLPSPLSDFSGAAVSISTQPRRKSWQPRGARMQVSAAADAKNILVMGGTRFIGLFLSRQLIKEGHQVTLFTRGKAPITQQLPGESDAEYAEFSSKVLHLKGDRQDFDFVKTSLSAKGFDVVYDINGREATQVSPILDALPNLEQFIYCSSAGVYLKSDLLPHFETDAVDPKSRHKGKLETESLLETSGVNWTSIRPVYIYGPLNYNPVEEWFFHRLKAGRPIPIPGAGNQITQLGHVKDLAEAFTRVLGNPKASKQVYNISGAKYVTFDGLAKACAKAGGFPEPEIVHYNPKDFDFGKKKAFPFRDQHFFASVEKASKDLGITPEFDLVDGLTDSYNLDFGRGTFRKEADFTTDDMILGKKLVTV; this comes from the exons ATGGCAGCGGCAATGGCTTCCCTGAAGAGCAGCCTCCTCCTGCCTTCTCCTCTCTCCGACTTCAGCGGTGCAGCCGTCTCCATCTCAACTCAG CCTAGGAGAAAGTCATGGCAGCCAAGAGGAGCAAGAATGCAGGTATCGGCAGCTGCAGACGCCAAGAACATTCTTGTCATGGGGGGCACCAGGTTCATTGGTCTCTTCCTGTCCAGGCAGCTCATCAAGGAAGGACACCAG GTCACTTTGTTCACCAGAGGAAAGGCACCCATAACCCAGCAGTTGCCAGGTGAATCAGATGCAGAGTATGCAGAGTTCTCCTCCAAG GTGCTACATTTGAAAGGTGACAGGCAAGACTTCGACTTCGTCAAGACCAGCCTCTCTGCTAAGGGCTTCGATGTCGTTTACGATATTAATG GGCGCGAGGCCACACAGGTATCCCCCATACTAGATGCACTGCCGAACCTGGAACA GTTCATCTATTGCTCATCTGCGGGAGTGTATCTGAAATCAGACCTGCTGCCACACTTTGAG ACCGACGCAGTGGACCCGAAGAGCAGGCACAAGGGAAAACTGGAGACCGAGAGCCTGTTGGAGACTAGTGGCGTGAACTGGACGTCTATCAGGCCGGTGTACATCTATGGCCCTCTCAACTACAACCCCGTGGAGGAATGGTTCTTCCACCGGCTCAAGGCCGGCCGCCCCATCCCCATCCCCGGCGCCGGGAACCAGATCACCCAGCTCGGTCATGTCAAG GATTTGGCGGAGGCCTTCACCAGGGTCCTCGGCAATCCCAAGGCGAGCAAGCAGGTGTACAACATCTCCGGCGCCAAGTATGTCACCTTCGATGGCCTAGCAAAGGCATGCGCAAAG GCTGGAGGGTTTCCTGAACCGGAGATAGTCCACTACAACCCCAAGGACTTCGACTTCGGCAAGAAGAAGGCATTCCCGTTCAGAGACCAG CACTTCTTTGCATCGGTGGAGAAGGCCAGCAAGGACCTCGGAATCACGCCGGAGTTCGACCTCGTCGATGGCCTCACCGACTCTTACAACCTCGACTTCGGCCGTGGCACGTTCAGGAAGGAAGCCGATTTCACCACGGACGACATGATCCTCGGCAAGAAGCTCGTGACCGTGTGA
- the LOC127292500 gene encoding protein IQ-DOMAIN 5 produces the protein MRWLKSLVGLRKAERQQRRKEDGDAGRIKRDAIDQFHCQDHGSLAAPEEFPDGNGPSDGDCDARPSCSAPGFSIVPLPQTEEELKEIWASTVIQTAYRALLARRARRALKGLVRLQALVRGHIVRKQAAITLRCMQALVRVQARVRARRVRVALENQTDDQQDNVEEQTDEAYVREIEDGWCDSIGSVEDIQAKLLKRQEAAAKRERAMAYALSHQWQAGSRQNAAITSSALDKNSWSWNWLERWMAVRPWESRFLGTYTADGIAIDTGVRHAEANAAKVPYRKPVKKQASTLHSNTLNPKACMPNSEGGGSSSNPSGGSALAKPKRKMPSKEASDEVTSRPSGLGTRCSSNPKERTGHLHSRANKRFSLPVTGIEVGKRLTNKPAINRYPKATEDSPMLGGKHRRACSIDLLPKRVELQT, from the exons atgaggtggctcaagtcGTTGGTTGGGCTGAGGAAGGCGGAGAGGCAGCAGCGGCGCAAGGAGGATGGCGACGCCGGGCGAATT AAAAGGGATGCCATCGATCAGTTTCACTGCCAGGATCACGGCAGCCTTGCCGCGCCAGAAGAGTTCCCTGATGGAAATGGCCCGTCAGATGGCGATTGCGACGCCAGGCCTTCATGCTCAGCACCCGGTTTCAGTATAGTGCCACTGCCTCAAACAGAAGAGGAGCTCAAAGAGATCTGGGCTTCCACAGTTATTCAGACTGCATATAGAGCCCTCCTG GCTAGGAGAGCACGCCGAGCTTTAAAAGGACTGGTTAGGCTTCAAGCCCTTGTAAGGGGTCACATTGTGAGAAAGCAAGCTGCCATAACACTCCGGTGTATGCAAGCTTTGGTCAGGGTACAAGCCCGTGTCAGAGCAAGGCGAGTTCGTGTGGCTTTGGAAAATCAGACTGATGATCAACAAGATAATGTCGAAGAGCAAACAGACGAGGCTTATGTTCGAGAAATTGAG GATGGGTGGTGTGATAGTATAGggtctgtggaagatatccaagcGAAATTGTTGAAGAGGCAGGAAGCAGCAGCCAAGCGTGAGCGAGCCATGGCCTATGCCCTTTCTCACCAG TGGCAAGCAGGTTCAAGGCAAAATGCGGCCATCACATCATCTGCACTAGACAAGAACAGCTGGAGCTGGAATTGGCTGGAGAGATGGATGGCTGTTCGTCCTTGGGAGAGCCGGTTCCTAGGAACTTACACAGCAGATGGAATCGCTATTGATACTGGAGTACGACATGCCGAGGCAAATGCAGCCAAGGTACCATACAGGAAACCTGTGAAAAAGCAGGCTTCGACACTTCACTCAAACACGTTGAACCCGAAGGCCTGCATGCCAAACTCAGAGGGCGGCGGCTCCTCGTCCAACCCATCTGGTGGTTCAGCGTTAGCTAAACCGAAACGGAAGATGCCATCCAAAGAAGCTTCCGATGAAGTCACGTCTCGTCCTTCGGGACTTGGTACCCGGTGCAGTAGTAATCCCAAGGAGAGGACTGGGCATTTACATTCCCGGGCCAACAAGAGGTTCTCCTTGCCTGTGACCG GTATAGAAGTTGGCAAACGCCTGACAAATAAACCTGCCATTAACCGATACCCAAAGGCTACCGAAGACTCCCCGATGCTGGGAGGGAAGCATCGTCGCGCCTGTTCTATTGATCTATTGCCCAAGAGAGTTGAGCTGCAGACCTGA
- the LOC139830470 gene encoding uncharacterized protein, with protein sequence MAATSMRAAAVVAALLLAAAAAASAREDTNGVYEPCADATVQRGDGFTFGVVFAGRDAFSSGGVQLSPCDGRLKLADARVPVALFRPTIDEISLLTVNASDANALASAGGYMVAFAGRKYAARSLPVFVSNSSYSVTAFTLVFEFQKGILQNLFWKADGCSSCSGDSNFACVDESCAIKTSSCRGRGNGQVDCSPGIQLAFSGTDKHEDVFNSWYEVSKLKQYSLFGLFSNLKDSLAGQFSQFF encoded by the exons ATGGCGGCGACGTCGATGCGCGCGGCGGCCGTCGTGGCCGCGCTcctcctcgcggcggcggcggcggcctccgcCAGGGAGGACACCAACGGCGTGTACGAGCCGTGCGCGGACGCGACGGTGCAGCGCGGCGACGGGTTCACCTTCGGGGTGGTCTTCGCGGGGCGCGACGCCTTCTCCTCCGGCGGCGTGCAGCTCTCCCCCTGCGACGGCCGCCTCAAGCTGGCGGACGCCCGCGTGCCCGTCGCGCTCTTCCGCCCCACCATCGACGAGATTTCCCTCCTCACCGTCAACGCCTCCGACGCCAACGCCCTG GCATCTGCTGGTGGATACATGGTAGCTTTCGCCGGGAGGAAATACGCAGCAAGATCGCTTCCCGTTTTCGTTAGCAACAGCTCATACTCAGTAACTGCATTTACCCTG GTCTTCGAGTTCCAGAAAGGCATCCTCCAGAACCTGTTCTGGAAGGCCGACGGCTGCTCGTCGTGCTCCGGTGATTCAAACTTCGCGTGCGTGGACGAGAGCTGCGCGATCAAGACGTCGAGCTGCAGAGGTAGGGGGAACGGGCAGGTGGACTGCAGCCCCGGGATACAGCTCGCCTTCTCTGGCACCGACAAGCACGAGGATGTGTTCAACTCGTGGTACGAGGTGTCGAAGCTGAAGCAGTACTCCCTCTTCGGGCTCTTCTCCAACCTCAAGGACTCCCTCGCGGGACAGTTCAGCCAATTCTTCTAG